One genomic segment of Kordiimonas sp. SCSIO 12603 includes these proteins:
- a CDS encoding TetR family transcriptional regulator C-terminal domain-containing protein has protein sequence MSVKKGQGTGHKANIRRENEAKILAAAETVFAEKGFKGASVGLIAERAGVPKPNIYYYFGAKEDLYRRVIEEVCSMWLHAADLFDEEVEPLVAFEKYISSKMDLARKRPHGSRLFAIEIASGAPFLQDYLTKIVKPWLDSRESIIQNWIAEGKMASINARYLFFMIWGSTQHYADFEAQINAMNDGEPLTDDMFEDAKKTVISIVANSLKTAG, from the coding sequence ATGAGTGTTAAAAAAGGCCAAGGGACAGGCCATAAAGCGAATATTCGCAGAGAAAACGAAGCAAAAATTTTAGCCGCTGCAGAAACGGTGTTTGCGGAAAAAGGATTTAAGGGTGCAAGTGTTGGCCTGATTGCGGAACGAGCCGGCGTACCAAAACCAAACATCTACTATTATTTTGGTGCAAAAGAAGATCTATATAGAAGAGTCATCGAAGAAGTGTGCTCGATGTGGCTTCATGCTGCTGATTTATTTGATGAAGAAGTAGAACCTTTAGTCGCTTTTGAAAAATATATTTCATCAAAAATGGATTTGGCTAGAAAACGGCCTCATGGTTCACGTTTGTTCGCTATTGAGATAGCCAGTGGTGCCCCATTCTTGCAGGACTATCTTACCAAGATAGTGAAGCCTTGGTTGGATAGTAGAGAAAGTATTATCCAAAACTGGATTGCTGAAGGCAAAATGGCATCAATCAATGCCAGATACTTGTTCTTCATGATTTGGGGTAGCACCCAGCATTATGCGGATTTCGAAGCACAGATTAATGCTATGAACGATGGCGAGCCACTTACTGACGATATGTTTGAAGATGCCAAGAAAACCGTCATCTCTATCGTGGCAAACAGCTTGAAAACTGCTGGCTAG
- a CDS encoding MFS transporter, producing MSDTTASSQPKMLSSRMKYYTLAILTIVYAFNFIDRQILVILQPLIKADLDLSDTQLGLLSGIAFAAFYTFMGIPIARLADKKNRRNIIAISLTIWSGMTAISGLAQNYMQLLLARLGVGIGEAGGSPPAHSMISDMFSPKKRATALAIYSAGLYLGVVIGYSFGGVLGVTYGWRTTFMIVGLPGILLALILWITVKEPPRGQYDKIGAEAPPSFINTLRFVLKLKAFPYLAVGSALSAFVSYGVSNFMPSFLFRYHLSDLAAMGSSLGFSGSSEYEIAYSMIGITLGLVGGGAGIIGTFLGGYLTDKIGQNDARWYMWLPGLTAVCAIPFAIYAFHTSSVELVLILIFIVNVLGTLYLPPAIAVTHRLVTPRMRALSSAILFFILNLIGLGLGPLFIGMLSDFLTKINGYESLHWAMTIGACIALIKGLLFWIAGRNLKHDLQRIEGGT from the coding sequence ATGTCGGACACGACTGCAAGCTCACAGCCGAAGATGCTGTCGAGCCGAATGAAATATTATACGCTGGCCATTCTTACGATTGTCTATGCTTTCAATTTTATTGACCGTCAAATTCTCGTCATCTTACAGCCTCTTATTAAAGCAGACCTTGATCTGTCCGATACACAACTTGGTCTTCTTTCAGGCATCGCATTTGCCGCTTTTTACACATTTATGGGCATCCCCATTGCTCGACTGGCCGACAAGAAAAACCGCCGTAATATCATCGCGATTTCCTTAACTATCTGGAGCGGGATGACGGCTATTTCGGGCCTTGCTCAGAATTATATGCAGCTTTTGCTAGCGCGCCTTGGGGTTGGCATTGGTGAAGCTGGTGGTAGCCCACCAGCACACTCTATGATCAGTGATATGTTCAGTCCCAAGAAGCGGGCAACAGCGCTCGCAATATATTCTGCGGGGCTCTACCTCGGCGTAGTAATTGGTTACTCATTCGGTGGTGTTTTAGGTGTAACGTACGGCTGGCGCACAACTTTCATGATTGTTGGTCTGCCAGGTATTCTCTTGGCACTTATTCTTTGGATAACAGTTAAAGAACCTCCCAGAGGGCAATATGACAAAATTGGCGCAGAAGCCCCGCCTTCCTTTATCAATACTCTCCGTTTTGTATTGAAACTAAAAGCTTTTCCATATTTAGCAGTAGGAAGCGCGCTATCTGCCTTTGTCAGCTACGGTGTAAGCAACTTTATGCCAAGTTTTTTATTTCGTTACCACCTATCCGACCTAGCTGCTATGGGCTCTTCCCTTGGCTTCAGTGGTAGCTCAGAGTATGAGATAGCCTATTCCATGATAGGTATCACCCTCGGCCTCGTGGGTGGTGGCGCTGGCATTATTGGTACTTTCCTTGGTGGATACCTCACCGATAAAATCGGGCAAAACGATGCACGTTGGTATATGTGGCTTCCAGGTTTAACGGCTGTGTGCGCTATCCCATTTGCCATCTATGCATTTCACACAAGCAGTGTAGAACTCGTTCTAATCCTAATCTTCATTGTAAACGTTCTAGGTACTCTGTACCTACCACCTGCTATTGCAGTTACCCACCGGTTGGTTACACCAAGGATGCGCGCCCTAAGCTCTGCTATACTCTTCTTCATTCTAAATCTTATCGGCTTAGGCCTTGGGCCGCTGTTCATTGGTATGCTGTCTGATTTTCTTACGAAGATTAACGGTTACGAAAGCCTTCACTGGGCAATGACGATCGGTGCCTGCATCGCTCTCATCAAAGGATTATTATTCTGGATTGCCGGTAGAAATCTCAAACATGACCTACAGCGCATAGAAGGTGGAACTTAA
- a CDS encoding S41 family peptidase, translating to MKTHISKALLVAGLLGCTSLSATAAPNNDWFPQASISPDGKTILFTYQGDIYKTSVKGGTAVPLTVNEAWEGYPIWSNDGKTIAFASTRNGGYDIYTMPASGGTAKRLTFHSSGDVPMDFAPNDESITFRSTRTDAASSSLFPRGSLSEVYTVSVNGGTPEMVLTTPASEAQWNKDGSKLLYREEKSLESDLRKHDISAFARDIWVYDAKSGAHTQLTDFVGGDHNPVWGKGGKVYFTSEANDSTFNIWSMNEDGSNKKAVTNFKQHPVRSLSIAKDGTMAFVHHGSVYTVKDGKSPKRVKINIATDGHGRDTETITVSNRINGFSPSPNSKEVAFVARGEVFVTSTDFRTTKRITNTPAQERSVDFHPDGKKLVYAAERDGKWKLVEASIASEDEKYFFASTTIDEKVLFDSDNEAFQPQYSPDGKKVAFISDRDAVKVLDIESGEAVTVLSAEHNYSYADGDITFAWSPDSKWLTVDFAARNRIFVTNIAVVPADGSAAPRDISLSGYQDGSPSWHSGGNAVLWYSARYGQRDHGSWGREFDIMAAFLNQDAYDKFTMSKEEYELMKELDKDKKKKEDKKKKEEKEKAKSEAKDGDKAADKKDEKKKDKKDDVKPIEIDWDGIEDRTLRLTVHSSDLADAVLTKDGSKLYYLSRFEKGFDLWLHDFRERSTKLITKLGAGNASIELSKDEKSLFVLANGSLAKFSLNGGGAKRKGISLNATMELKGDKEREYFFEHIWRQVKGKFYNPNMHGVDWDTMKEEYAAKLSSIGNNKDFARMMEELLGELNASHTGAYYRGRTDNADNSATLGLLFDMTDTSGALKITEVLEKGPFAKASSDVEAGMSLSAINGVALGNGKNLHELLNHKSGERVRLTFTKADGSNFDEVVKPIQRWQENELMYQRWTKKRAALVEELSGGRLGYVHVRGMNDPSFREVYSNVLGKNFDKEAIIVDTRWNGGGWLHNDLAKFLSGKQYLKMKPRGNKVWEGDPLDQWFKPSIVVMGEGNYSDAHAFPYTYKALDIGETVGMPVPGTMTAVWWETLHSGDITFGIPQVGQLDLNGNYLENQQLEPDHKVKNDPVSSANGKDLQIEKAVEVMLKQLDAR from the coding sequence ATGAAAACGCATATTTCAAAGGCACTGCTAGTTGCCGGGCTTCTTGGATGTACAAGCCTCAGCGCGACAGCGGCACCAAATAACGATTGGTTTCCGCAGGCGTCAATTTCGCCAGACGGAAAAACCATTCTGTTTACGTATCAGGGGGATATCTACAAAACATCGGTAAAAGGTGGCACTGCCGTTCCTCTTACGGTGAACGAAGCTTGGGAAGGCTATCCAATCTGGTCAAACGACGGCAAAACAATTGCTTTCGCTTCTACCCGCAATGGTGGCTATGATATTTATACAATGCCAGCTTCTGGCGGCACAGCAAAACGCCTGACGTTCCATAGTTCAGGTGACGTACCAATGGATTTTGCACCTAATGATGAATCCATAACATTCCGCTCAACGCGTACAGATGCTGCAAGCAGCAGCTTGTTCCCGCGCGGTTCACTCAGTGAAGTTTATACTGTTTCAGTAAATGGTGGCACACCTGAGATGGTACTGACAACTCCTGCTTCTGAAGCTCAGTGGAACAAAGATGGCTCTAAGCTCCTGTACCGTGAAGAAAAATCACTTGAGAGCGATCTTCGTAAACATGATATATCTGCATTCGCGCGTGATATTTGGGTGTACGACGCCAAATCTGGCGCGCATACGCAGCTGACTGATTTCGTTGGCGGTGATCACAACCCAGTTTGGGGTAAAGGTGGTAAGGTTTATTTCACCTCTGAAGCTAATGACAGCACTTTCAATATCTGGAGCATGAATGAAGATGGCTCTAACAAAAAAGCTGTTACAAATTTCAAACAGCACCCTGTTCGCAGCCTAAGCATTGCCAAAGATGGTACAATGGCCTTTGTGCACCATGGTTCTGTGTACACAGTAAAAGATGGCAAAAGCCCTAAGCGAGTAAAAATTAATATCGCAACGGATGGTCATGGCCGCGATACAGAAACAATCACAGTTTCAAATCGTATCAACGGCTTTTCTCCATCTCCAAACAGTAAAGAAGTAGCTTTTGTCGCTCGCGGTGAAGTCTTTGTAACATCAACAGACTTCCGCACCACGAAACGCATTACCAACACACCGGCGCAAGAACGTTCAGTTGATTTCCATCCGGATGGCAAAAAGCTTGTGTATGCGGCTGAGCGTGACGGCAAGTGGAAACTTGTTGAAGCTTCAATTGCTTCTGAAGACGAGAAATACTTCTTCGCCAGCACAACTATAGACGAAAAAGTATTATTCGATAGCGATAATGAAGCCTTCCAACCGCAGTATTCACCTGATGGTAAGAAGGTTGCTTTCATTTCAGACCGTGATGCTGTGAAAGTTCTGGATATAGAATCTGGTGAAGCAGTTACTGTGCTTAGTGCAGAGCATAACTATAGCTACGCTGACGGTGATATCACCTTCGCATGGTCACCAGACAGTAAATGGCTAACAGTTGATTTCGCAGCCCGCAACCGCATCTTCGTAACCAACATCGCCGTGGTTCCAGCCGATGGCTCTGCAGCACCGCGTGATATCAGTCTTTCAGGTTATCAAGACGGCAGCCCTAGCTGGCACTCAGGCGGTAATGCTGTTCTTTGGTACTCTGCACGCTACGGTCAGCGCGACCATGGTAGCTGGGGCCGTGAATTTGACATTATGGCAGCTTTCCTGAACCAGGATGCTTACGACAAATTCACCATGTCCAAAGAAGAATATGAGCTGATGAAAGAGCTCGATAAAGATAAGAAGAAAAAGGAAGACAAAAAGAAGAAAGAGGAAAAAGAAAAAGCCAAATCTGAAGCGAAAGACGGCGATAAAGCTGCAGATAAGAAAGACGAGAAGAAAAAAGATAAAAAAGACGATGTTAAACCAATTGAAATCGATTGGGATGGCATCGAAGATCGCACGCTTCGCCTGACAGTGCATTCAAGCGATCTGGCAGATGCTGTTCTTACAAAAGATGGCAGCAAGCTTTATTATCTCTCTCGCTTTGAAAAAGGCTTTGATCTCTGGCTTCATGATTTCCGTGAGCGTTCAACAAAGCTGATAACCAAACTTGGTGCAGGGAACGCTTCTATTGAGCTATCGAAAGATGAAAAATCTCTCTTCGTCCTCGCGAATGGTAGTCTTGCTAAGTTCAGCCTGAATGGCGGCGGCGCAAAACGCAAAGGCATCAGCCTGAACGCGACCATGGAACTGAAAGGCGATAAAGAGCGCGAATATTTCTTCGAGCATATCTGGCGTCAGGTTAAGGGTAAATTCTATAACCCGAACATGCACGGCGTTGATTGGGATACAATGAAGGAAGAGTATGCTGCCAAGCTATCGAGCATTGGCAACAACAAAGACTTCGCTCGCATGATGGAAGAATTGCTTGGTGAGCTGAATGCATCACATACAGGTGCATATTATCGTGGTCGTACCGACAATGCAGATAACTCAGCTACACTTGGTCTACTCTTTGATATGACAGATACATCTGGCGCATTGAAGATCACTGAAGTGCTTGAAAAAGGTCCATTTGCAAAAGCATCAAGCGATGTAGAGGCAGGCATGAGCCTTTCTGCGATTAATGGTGTGGCCTTAGGTAATGGTAAAAACCTTCATGAACTACTCAACCATAAATCTGGTGAGCGCGTACGCCTAACATTTACCAAGGCTGACGGTTCAAACTTTGATGAGGTCGTTAAACCAATTCAACGCTGGCAAGAAAACGAACTGATGTATCAACGCTGGACTAAAAAGCGCGCTGCTCTTGTTGAAGAATTATCCGGCGGTCGCCTTGGCTACGTGCATGTCCGTGGCATGAATGATCCTAGCTTCCGTGAAGTATACTCCAATGTACTTGGCAAGAATTTCGACAAAGAAGCAATCATCGTTGATACCCGTTGGAATGGTGGCGGCTGGCTCCATAACGACCTGGCTAAATTCCTGTCGGGCAAGCAGTATCTGAAGATGAAACCACGCGGCAACAAAGTTTGGGAAGGCGACCCACTTGATCAGTGGTTCAAGCCATCCATTGTTGTTATGGGCGAAGGTAACTATTCTGACGCACACGCATTCCCATATACATACAAAGCTCTGGATATTGGTGAAACTGTTGGTATGCCAGTACCAGGCACTATGACAGCGGTATGGTGGGAAACACTGCATTCTGGCGATATCACCTTTGGTATCCCTCAGGTTGGCCAGCTTGATCTCAACGGTAATTACCTTGAGAACCAGCAGCTTGAGCCTGATCATAAAGTGAAGAATGACCCCGTTTCTTCAGCAAACGGTAAAGACCTACAGATTGAAAAAGCTGTAGAAGTTATGTTGAAGCAACTGGATGCCAGATAG
- a CDS encoding TonB-dependent receptor, with protein sequence MNRLFKTALCSSVALAAMAASVPAVSQEITAGVRGTIYSPAGDTLSGVTVIVTDTRTGSVSRTTTNSNGAFNVRSLQVGGPYTIRVEGGNYEDALVTDVFTNLSSTPNFDIQLQASQDGVEEIVITASAIVSSTVAVGPSSSFTLTDIETAPSISRQVRDIIRVDPRVNIGRSNNGGGFGVSCNGGSPRVNSFTIDGVRAADAFGLNSSGNLARSTFPIPFDTIAAASVEFSPVDVEYGQFTGCNINVVTKSGSNEFHGSAFFLYNGDKITGSTIDGEDALGGAEFDRYNWGAELGGPIIQDKLFFYGSYEETDEGDIPNYGTVSGDFINANASGANTINDLRTDDINRVRSILESQYGRTVGDIVSTLPNTSRRFFGRIDWNINDDHRLEATYGRLEENRLANDDFGSGRGEFTFQDNFHNRGSVSDTYALRVFSDWSDNLSTEFRMSRNDISDIQDPAFGGEAQAENTPRIAIGGRSFSNEFFDQDFASGPGVFRSANQLDVRIDQIKFKADYVAGDHLFTAGYELDNLDVFNLFIINATGTVFFEDIDALEAGQAQFIRINETFTGNPTDAAAEFTRNIHTLYLQDKWQVNSNFELVVGLRYDFYKSGDAPNLNPVFQDRFGFANTQAFSGLDVLQPRIGFTWTPEGLGNTTFTGGFGKFSGGDPTVWFANSFQNFGGAIGLGDSRNSSCTAEDLNVLAGGTFSGIPQCVRDAGQAEAQGNLATVAAVDPDFKLPTQNRFSLGVTHITENTGSNFFDDWTIQLDAIYSDIVNGVDFVDLSLVQTDTAPDGRPIFSQLDLSNPGFADGCNATFAGIREGFTNATDACFSDRISSGAQNIVLTNAVNGGGHSFSLSAQFGKTFDLTDRSTLDFRFGYAYNDSVVGNAGGSSTAGSNFEQVATSNFNNVGLGRSVNSNRHNFVVRATYSNEFFDDLQTKVGAFFRVNSGRPLSYVFDADTSTDAFGDSDDVARSLLYIPTGADDPLVTYADAETETAFLNFIAAEGLEGGSIIDRSSVSQPWNTDLDLRISQELPGFFATDKVEVFVNFENFLNFIGNGAQRFINTDSSEGIPLVAAEINDQGQYVYSNFEAPRQFNDVQDTLWRIQVGVKYKF encoded by the coding sequence ATGAATCGCCTATTTAAGACTGCTCTTTGTAGCAGCGTTGCACTTGCCGCCATGGCCGCAAGTGTTCCTGCGGTATCGCAGGAAATTACTGCGGGTGTCCGTGGTACTATTTACTCACCAGCTGGTGATACACTATCTGGTGTTACAGTAATTGTTACTGATACACGTACTGGCAGCGTTAGCCGTACAACAACTAACTCAAACGGTGCGTTTAATGTTCGCTCCCTTCAAGTTGGTGGTCCTTACACTATTCGTGTTGAAGGTGGTAACTACGAAGACGCACTTGTAACTGACGTTTTCACAAACCTATCATCTACACCTAACTTCGACATCCAGCTTCAGGCTTCTCAAGACGGTGTTGAAGAAATCGTAATTACAGCTTCTGCAATTGTAAGCTCTACAGTAGCAGTTGGCCCAAGCTCTTCTTTCACACTGACAGATATTGAAACAGCGCCTTCAATCAGCCGTCAGGTTCGTGACATCATCCGTGTTGACCCACGTGTAAACATTGGTCGTTCAAACAACGGTGGTGGTTTTGGTGTTTCTTGTAACGGTGGTTCTCCACGTGTGAACTCCTTTACAATTGATGGTGTACGCGCAGCTGATGCATTCGGCCTGAACTCTTCAGGTAACCTTGCTCGTAGCACGTTCCCAATTCCATTCGATACAATTGCAGCTGCTTCTGTAGAATTCTCTCCAGTAGACGTTGAATATGGTCAGTTTACTGGCTGTAACATTAACGTTGTTACAAAATCTGGTTCTAACGAATTCCACGGTTCTGCATTCTTCCTATATAACGGCGACAAAATTACCGGTTCAACTATTGATGGTGAAGATGCGCTTGGTGGAGCTGAGTTCGATCGCTATAACTGGGGTGCTGAACTTGGTGGTCCAATCATCCAAGATAAGCTTTTCTTCTATGGTTCTTACGAAGAAACAGATGAAGGTGATATTCCTAACTACGGTACAGTAAGCGGTGACTTCATTAACGCCAACGCAAGCGGTGCTAACACTATTAACGACCTTCGCACAGACGACATTAATCGTGTGCGCAGCATTCTTGAAAGCCAATATGGTCGTACAGTTGGTGATATTGTTTCTACACTTCCAAATACAAGCCGTCGTTTCTTCGGTCGTATTGACTGGAACATCAACGATGACCACCGTCTAGAAGCAACATACGGTCGTCTAGAAGAAAACCGTCTTGCGAATGATGATTTTGGTTCTGGCCGTGGTGAGTTCACATTCCAGGATAACTTCCACAACCGTGGTTCTGTATCTGATACATACGCTCTACGCGTGTTCTCAGACTGGTCAGATAACCTATCTACTGAATTCCGTATGTCTCGTAACGACATTAGCGATATTCAGGATCCTGCATTCGGTGGTGAAGCTCAGGCTGAAAATACTCCGCGTATCGCAATCGGTGGCCGTTCGTTCTCTAACGAATTCTTTGATCAAGATTTCGCATCTGGCCCTGGCGTATTCCGTTCCGCTAACCAGCTTGACGTTCGTATCGATCAGATCAAATTTAAAGCTGATTATGTAGCTGGTGATCACCTGTTCACAGCGGGTTACGAACTTGATAACCTAGACGTATTCAACCTCTTCATCATTAACGCTACTGGTACAGTGTTCTTTGAAGATATCGATGCTCTAGAAGCTGGTCAGGCTCAATTTATCCGTATCAACGAGACATTCACTGGTAACCCAACAGACGCTGCTGCTGAGTTTACTCGTAACATTCACACTCTTTATCTTCAGGATAAATGGCAGGTTAACAGCAACTTCGAACTTGTTGTTGGTCTACGTTATGACTTCTATAAGTCTGGTGATGCTCCTAACCTGAACCCAGTGTTCCAGGACCGTTTTGGTTTCGCAAATACTCAAGCATTCTCTGGTCTTGATGTGCTTCAGCCACGTATCGGTTTCACATGGACACCTGAAGGTCTTGGTAATACGACATTCACAGGTGGCTTTGGTAAATTCTCTGGTGGTGACCCAACCGTATGGTTTGCGAACTCATTCCAGAACTTTGGTGGTGCTATTGGCCTTGGCGATTCAAGAAACAGTTCTTGTACTGCTGAAGATCTGAACGTACTTGCTGGTGGTACTTTCTCTGGTATTCCTCAGTGTGTACGTGATGCTGGTCAAGCAGAAGCTCAGGGCAACCTTGCTACAGTTGCAGCTGTTGACCCAGACTTCAAATTACCAACTCAAAACCGTTTCAGCCTTGGTGTAACGCATATTACTGAGAATACTGGTTCGAATTTCTTCGATGACTGGACAATTCAGTTAGACGCGATCTATAGCGATATTGTTAACGGCGTAGATTTTGTTGATCTGTCTCTTGTTCAAACTGATACAGCTCCAGATGGTCGTCCGATCTTCTCTCAGCTTGACCTGAGTAACCCAGGTTTTGCAGATGGTTGTAATGCGACATTTGCTGGTATCCGTGAGGGTTTCACTAACGCAACCGACGCATGCTTCAGTGATCGTATTAGCAGCGGCGCGCAAAACATCGTTCTTACCAATGCTGTTAACGGTGGTGGACATAGCTTCTCGCTTTCAGCTCAGTTCGGTAAAACATTCGATCTGACAGATCGTTCTACTCTAGATTTCCGCTTTGGTTACGCATACAACGACTCTGTTGTTGGTAACGCTGGTGGTTCTTCGACTGCAGGCTCTAACTTCGAGCAAGTTGCAACATCTAACTTTAACAATGTTGGTCTTGGTCGTTCTGTGAACAGCAACAGACATAACTTTGTAGTTCGTGCGACATACTCTAACGAGTTCTTCGATGACCTGCAGACTAAAGTTGGTGCGTTCTTCCGTGTTAATTCTGGTCGCCCACTATCTTATGTGTTTGATGCAGATACATCTACTGATGCATTTGGTGACTCTGATGATGTAGCGCGTAGCCTACTTTATATCCCTACAGGTGCAGATGATCCTCTAGTGACATATGCTGATGCAGAGACAGAAACAGCATTCTTGAATTTCATCGCTGCTGAAGGTCTTGAAGGCGGTTCAATCATCGATCGTAGTTCAGTAAGCCAGCCGTGGAATACAGATCTCGATCTACGCATCTCTCAGGAGCTTCCGGGCTTCTTCGCCACAGACAAAGTTGAAGTGTTCGTTAACTTTGAAAACTTCCTGAACTTTATCGGTAATGGCGCTCAACGCTTTATCAATACTGATAGTTCTGAGGGTATTCCTCTTGTTGCAGCTGAGATCAATGATCAAGGCCAGTATGTGTACAGCAACTTTGAAGCTCCTCGTCAGTTTAACGACGTACAAGATACACTATGGCGCATTCAAGTAGGCGTTAAGTACAAGTTCTAA
- a CDS encoding sulfatase-like hydrolase/transferase → MEVKRELPFFAVTPSYYTRKFFGLFWEQTPETPFGYKPQNFAKRDNSPGVSITFKRRKNILLIVTDSLRAKDIKQDPTLTPNLNHFFENGFTSYDHLATANCTHFSFYSMLSGKLATSFGNARRSGGSNSLIKTFANNGYKTSSSEATSLDWYDVSSIIFAEDTNRVTWDEDTDDLRNDTQVTKNTIKTLKEYAKDNTPFFHLSYYYGNHFPYLSETDTTDLTLKERYLASIRTFDTQIGEILSYINTSGLADDTVVIVTSDHGEELREGGIMGHSGRLSDEQVYVPFWLSGLPQNYFQNIKSHIDLHSTISTFMEGRDARVNNSPIILTNCDYDFPSAFAVLRKDSRNDFLYDHGYLSPMQKRNTEITKKQQIEDANLLLGIIKGSEN, encoded by the coding sequence ATGGAGGTGAAACGGGAACTCCCCTTTTTCGCGGTCACACCTTCTTATTACACCAGAAAATTTTTTGGCCTGTTTTGGGAACAAACACCGGAAACACCGTTTGGTTATAAGCCCCAAAATTTTGCGAAACGAGATAACTCACCTGGCGTGTCAATCACCTTCAAACGCCGCAAAAACATCCTCTTAATAGTCACCGATAGCCTTCGTGCTAAAGATATTAAGCAGGACCCGACCCTAACACCAAACCTTAACCACTTCTTTGAAAATGGCTTCACTTCCTATGACCATCTAGCAACTGCAAACTGCACCCATTTCAGTTTCTACAGTATGCTATCAGGAAAACTTGCTACCAGCTTTGGCAACGCCAGACGGAGTGGTGGATCAAACAGCCTCATCAAAACTTTCGCAAACAACGGTTATAAAACCTCATCGAGTGAAGCCACTTCTCTTGATTGGTATGATGTTTCTTCCATTATATTCGCGGAGGATACCAATAGGGTAACTTGGGATGAAGATACTGATGACCTACGTAATGATACTCAGGTTACCAAGAACACGATAAAAACACTGAAGGAATATGCGAAAGACAATACACCTTTCTTTCATCTCTCCTATTACTACGGCAATCATTTTCCTTATCTTAGTGAAACAGACACTACAGATTTAACGCTCAAGGAACGTTACCTCGCAAGCATCCGGACATTTGATACTCAGATAGGTGAGATACTCTCATATATAAACACCAGCGGACTTGCAGATGACACAGTTGTCATTGTTACTTCGGACCATGGGGAAGAGTTGCGAGAAGGTGGTATTATGGGGCATTCGGGGCGTCTATCAGACGAACAGGTTTATGTACCATTTTGGCTCTCAGGCTTACCTCAAAATTACTTTCAAAATATCAAAAGTCACATTGATCTACATTCCACTATTTCAACTTTCATGGAAGGTAGAGACGCCAGAGTGAATAACAGCCCAATCATACTTACTAACTGCGATTATGATTTCCCAAGCGCTTTCGCCGTATTACGTAAAGATAGCCGCAATGATTTTCTGTATGACCACGGGTACCTAAGCCCCATGCAGAAAAGAAATACCGAAATAACAAAAAAGCAACAGATTGAAGATGCCAATCTGTTGCTTGGAATAATTAAGGGTTCAGAAAACTAG
- a CDS encoding S1/P1 nuclease, translating into MRLFTGIFAALMLMTSAATAYGPTGHRVIAELAFRHLSPDARAAVEAILGDELMAEASTWPDEMRSSPEEFFRRTANVYHYINLPDGVTYEESEKNPGGDALTALENFTKVVKDENASKEDKALALRFIIHIVGDLHQPLHAGRSEDRGGNRIDVAWFGEMSNLHKVWDEDLIDHKDLSFTEWTNFLDPKIKANHITEWQRSEPIDWVRELISYRGDIYKSAENGILSWDYVYKYTPLVKSQLSKGGIRLAGYLNEMFKK; encoded by the coding sequence ATGCGTCTATTTACCGGAATTTTCGCAGCGCTAATGTTGATGACATCTGCGGCGACTGCCTATGGCCCAACAGGGCACAGAGTGATTGCTGAACTTGCATTTCGTCATTTGTCGCCAGATGCACGGGCAGCCGTTGAAGCTATTCTTGGCGATGAATTGATGGCAGAGGCATCAACATGGCCTGATGAAATGCGTTCAAGCCCGGAGGAGTTTTTCCGCCGTACCGCAAATGTATATCACTATATCAATTTGCCTGATGGCGTGACTTACGAAGAAAGCGAAAAGAACCCAGGCGGCGATGCTCTCACAGCTCTTGAAAATTTCACCAAGGTAGTGAAAGACGAGAATGCTTCGAAAGAAGACAAAGCGCTCGCTCTTAGGTTCATTATCCACATTGTTGGTGATCTACATCAGCCGCTGCATGCTGGACGCTCAGAAGATCGTGGTGGAAACCGCATTGATGTAGCTTGGTTTGGTGAGATGTCTAATCTTCACAAAGTATGGGATGAGGATTTGATCGATCACAAGGATCTATCTTTTACCGAGTGGACGAACTTCTTGGATCCTAAAATTAAAGCTAACCACATTACTGAATGGCAACGGTCTGAGCCGATTGACTGGGTGCGTGAGCTGATCTCTTATCGCGGCGATATTTATAAAAGCGCCGAAAATGGTATTCTTTCTTGGGACTATGTCTACAAATATACACCGCTAGTAAAAAGCCAACTTTCCAAGGGGGGGATTCGTTTGGCTGGTTATTTGAACGAAATGTTCAAAAAATAA